A DNA window from Mycolicibacter hiberniae contains the following coding sequences:
- the recB gene encoding exodeoxyribonuclease V subunit beta — protein sequence MERFDLLGPLPARGSTTVLEASAGTGKTFTLAGLVTRYLAEGHATLDEMLLITFSRAATRELRDRVRRQLVQTLAALDGTAAGEPNDLVAHLLGGSAAERELRCRRLRDALAGFDAATIATTHQFCHLVLKSLGIAGDTSAGVELVDSLEDLVVQVVDDLYLAQFGTQRDEVALSYGDALKLARVVVADPYAQLRPQNPEPGSAAEVRLRFVDAVCTELELRKRRLGVLGYDDLLRRLAAALEPVDSPARDRMRQRWPIVMVDEFQDTDPIQWQVIERGFVGHSAVVLIGDPKQAIYGFRGGDVYTYLQAARSAGQQRTLAVNWRSDSVLVDALQTVMGGAALGDPQIVVHDVEAAVVGSRLAGTPSAAPFRLRVVGRAASGVSADRVIPMTTLRRHIPDDLAADVAALCAGGATFDGRPISPGDVAVIVENSKDAAVCQEALLRTGIAAVFTGDADVFSSTAAADWLCLLEAFDATHRAGLVRAAAATVFFGHTAAALADGADALTDEVASTLRDWADELRLHGPAAVFEAAQVAGLKRRLLGEYGGERTMTDLAHVAQLLHEAAHRDRLGLPALRDWLRRQCTQGIGRGQHNRRLDSDAAAVQILTVWGAKGLQFPVVYLPFAFNRHMFDEAIPLYHESDVRCRHIGGPDSSDHTVVQRLSLAEAARNDIRLAYVALTRAQSQVVAWWAASYDEPNGGLSRLLRGRCRGEAAVPDRCEPKPTDDEALACFRQWEAAGGLVIEDSVIAPVTPTSPPAPPDGLQARHFHRHIDTGWRRTSYSGLIRQADQTGTSGVHSEPEFTARDDEADDIAVVGEPPPPAGAEMVSPMSELPAGAAFGSLVHAVLETADPFAEDLASELETHVRRHADWWSVDADPAALAAALVPLHDTPLGPLADELTLRQIGTRDRLRELDFEIPLAGGDRHGPAPEIRLAEVGELLREHLPSDDPFAAYADRLATEALGGQPLRGYLSGSIDVVLRVPQQRFLVVDYKTNRLGDTAADYGFNRLTSAMLHSDYPLQALLYTAVLHRFLRWRLPGYAPDTHLGGVLYLFVRGMCGPDTPVIDGHRAGVFDWRPPASLVVALSDLLHTRRTT from the coding sequence ATGGAGCGCTTCGATCTGCTGGGCCCGCTCCCGGCCCGCGGCAGCACCACGGTGCTGGAGGCCAGCGCCGGCACCGGCAAGACGTTCACCCTGGCCGGGCTGGTGACTCGCTACCTGGCCGAGGGACACGCCACCTTGGACGAGATGTTGCTGATCACGTTCAGCCGCGCGGCCACCCGGGAACTGCGTGACCGGGTCCGCCGACAGTTGGTGCAGACGCTGGCAGCCCTCGACGGCACCGCTGCCGGCGAGCCCAACGATCTGGTGGCACACCTGCTCGGCGGTAGCGCCGCCGAGCGGGAACTGCGGTGCCGCCGGCTGCGTGATGCTTTGGCGGGCTTCGACGCAGCGACCATCGCCACCACCCACCAGTTCTGCCACCTGGTCCTGAAATCGCTGGGTATCGCCGGGGACACCAGCGCCGGGGTGGAGTTGGTGGACAGCCTGGAAGACCTGGTGGTCCAGGTGGTCGATGACCTGTACCTCGCGCAGTTCGGCACCCAGCGCGACGAGGTGGCCCTGAGCTACGGCGACGCGCTCAAACTCGCCCGGGTGGTGGTTGCCGATCCGTATGCCCAACTGCGCCCGCAGAATCCGGAACCGGGTTCGGCTGCCGAGGTGCGGCTGCGGTTCGTCGACGCGGTCTGCACCGAGCTGGAATTGCGGAAACGCCGGCTCGGGGTGCTGGGCTACGACGACTTGCTGCGCCGGTTGGCCGCCGCGCTGGAACCGGTGGACTCCCCGGCTCGCGATCGGATGCGTCAGCGTTGGCCCATCGTGATGGTCGACGAGTTCCAGGACACCGACCCGATCCAATGGCAGGTGATCGAGCGCGGCTTCGTGGGGCATTCGGCGGTGGTGCTCATCGGTGACCCCAAGCAGGCGATCTACGGATTTCGCGGCGGCGATGTCTACACCTACCTGCAGGCCGCGCGCAGCGCTGGGCAGCAGCGCACCCTGGCGGTGAATTGGCGCAGCGACTCTGTCCTGGTCGACGCCCTGCAGACGGTGATGGGCGGCGCGGCGCTGGGCGACCCGCAGATCGTGGTGCACGACGTGGAGGCCGCGGTCGTGGGCAGCCGGCTGGCCGGCACACCGAGTGCGGCCCCGTTCCGGTTGCGGGTGGTGGGTCGCGCGGCATCCGGCGTCAGCGCAGACCGCGTCATTCCCATGACCACGCTGCGCCGGCACATCCCCGACGACTTGGCCGCCGATGTCGCCGCATTGTGTGCCGGTGGGGCGACGTTCGACGGGCGGCCCATCAGCCCCGGCGACGTGGCGGTGATCGTGGAGAACAGCAAGGATGCGGCGGTCTGCCAGGAAGCCTTGCTGCGGACGGGGATTGCGGCGGTGTTCACTGGCGATGCCGACGTGTTCTCCTCGACCGCGGCCGCCGACTGGCTGTGCCTGCTGGAGGCCTTCGACGCCACCCACCGGGCCGGGTTGGTGCGGGCCGCCGCGGCGACGGTGTTCTTCGGCCACACCGCGGCCGCACTGGCCGACGGCGCGGACGCGCTGACCGACGAGGTGGCCTCGACCCTGCGGGACTGGGCTGACGAGCTGCGGCTGCACGGGCCGGCGGCGGTGTTCGAGGCCGCACAGGTGGCCGGGCTCAAGCGCCGTCTGCTCGGCGAGTACGGCGGCGAACGCACCATGACCGATCTGGCGCATGTGGCACAGCTGCTGCATGAGGCCGCGCACCGCGATCGGCTGGGCCTGCCGGCGCTGCGGGACTGGTTGCGGCGGCAATGCACGCAGGGAATCGGCCGTGGGCAGCACAATCGCCGCCTGGATTCCGACGCCGCGGCGGTGCAGATCCTGACGGTGTGGGGTGCCAAGGGATTGCAGTTCCCCGTCGTCTATCTGCCGTTCGCGTTCAACCGGCACATGTTCGACGAAGCCATCCCGCTCTATCACGAGTCCGATGTGCGCTGCCGGCACATCGGCGGCCCGGACAGCTCCGACCACACCGTCGTGCAGCGGTTGAGTTTGGCCGAGGCCGCCCGCAACGACATCCGGCTCGCCTATGTGGCGCTGACCCGGGCGCAGTCGCAGGTGGTGGCGTGGTGGGCGGCGTCCTACGACGAACCCAACGGTGGCCTGTCCCGGCTGCTGCGGGGCCGCTGCCGCGGCGAGGCGGCGGTGCCGGATCGCTGCGAGCCCAAGCCGACCGATGACGAGGCCCTGGCCTGTTTCCGGCAGTGGGAGGCCGCCGGCGGTTTGGTGATCGAGGACTCGGTGATCGCCCCCGTTACCCCTACTTCCCCGCCGGCACCACCGGATGGGCTCCAAGCGCGGCACTTCCACCGGCACATCGATACCGGCTGGCGACGCACCTCGTATTCGGGGCTGATTCGGCAGGCCGATCAGACCGGGACGTCCGGGGTGCACAGCGAGCCGGAGTTCACCGCCCGCGACGACGAGGCCGACGACATCGCCGTCGTCGGGGAACCTCCACCGCCGGCCGGGGCGGAGATGGTGTCACCGATGTCCGAGCTGCCCGCCGGGGCGGCGTTCGGCTCCCTGGTGCACGCCGTGCTGGAGACGGCTGATCCGTTCGCCGAGGACTTGGCGTCGGAGCTGGAGACGCACGTGCGCCGGCACGCCGACTGGTGGTCTGTCGATGCCGATCCGGCCGCGCTGGCGGCGGCCCTGGTTCCCCTGCACGACACCCCGCTGGGACCGCTGGCCGACGAATTGACCCTGCGCCAGATCGGTACCCGAGACCGGTTGCGGGAATTGGATTTCGAGATCCCGCTGGCCGGCGGAGATCGGCACGGACCGGCACCGGAGATACGGCTGGCCGAGGTCGGGGAGTTGCTGCGTGAGCATCTGCCCTCCGACGACCCGTTCGCTGCATACGCCGACCGGCTGGCCACCGAGGCCTTGGGCGGCCAGCCGCTGCGCGGATATCTGTCCGGGTCGATCGACGTGGTGCTGCGGGTGCCGCAGCAGCGGTTCCTGGTGGTCGACTACAAGACCAACCGGCTCGGCGACACGGCCGCCGACTACGGGTTCAACCGGCTGACTTCGGCGATGCTGCACTCGGATTACCCCTTGCAGGCGCTGCTGTATACCGCCGTGCTGCACCGCTTCCTGCGCTGGCGACTGCCCGGCTACGCCCCGGACACGCACCTGGGCGGGGTGCTGTATCTGTTCGTGCGCGGGATGTGCGGCCCGGACACCCCGGTCATCGACGGGCACCGCGCCGGGGTGTTCGACTGGCGGCCGCCGGCATCACTCGTGGTGGCCTTGTCGGACCTGCTGCACACGAGGCGGACGACATGA
- the recC gene encoding exodeoxyribonuclease V subunit gamma, with protein MGLHLHRAERTDALADGLGALLATPPPDPFAEELVLVPARGVERWLSQRLSHTLGAGLGGDGVCAGVRFRSPASLIAEITGAGDDDPWSGNAMTWPLLAVIDASLDQPWCATLAKHVGHGDPSPEGELRRGRRYAVARRLAGLFASYARQRPRLLADWSAGESTDGAGGALPGDLDWQPPLWRALVAAVGIDPPDQRHRATVARLRQAPTETLPARLSLFGHTRLAATDIELLDALASHHDLHLWLPHPSDALWRELSGVHGVVPRRQDPSRHRAHHPLLETLGRDLRELQRALPNSPDSDEYLGATAHPDTLLGWLQSDLSANAVRPAGRSKAVRDRSVQVHSCHSPARQVDVLREVLLGLLHDDPTLEPRDIVVMCPDIETYAPLIVADFGLGELAGQAHPAHRLRVQLADRALSQTNPLLGVAAELLEIAGSRATATAVLNLAHTEPVRAKFGFTEDDLAQITTWVRTANIRWGFDPHTRERYGLSRIVHNTWRFGLDRLLTGVAMSDDSQAWLDTALPLDDVGSSQVELAGTLAEFVTRLQSAVDALDGTRPLDDWITALRAGVDQLADAEDAWQSAHLQRELAQVLDDAGARRDTALRLPDVRVLMSGHLAGRPTRANFRTGTLTVCTMVPMRSVPHRVVCLLGVDDGVFPRLDLPDGDDVLARAPLTGERDIRSEDRQLLLDAITAATEKLVITYTGADEHTGHPRPPAVPLAELIDALDHTTPQPVRDQLIVEHPLQPFDVKNVEPGRLIPDVPFTFDPTVPLAAKTAAGTRRDAPRFIDGALPAPPAGDIALVDLLKFFKDPVKGFFSALNYTLPWEVDEVEDGMPVEIDALGEWAVGNRMLHDMLLGVDPAKAIEAEWRRGSLPPGQLGWRTAKQIRDRVVLLASAAHEHRVGTPATYDLDLDLGGGRRLTGTVTPVFGGSTVSVNYSKLRDTHLLQAWIPLVALAAAYPDTAWSARCIGRARDGERVLQRLLGPPSEASETLRELVWLYDIGRCEPLPLPVKTSFAWAEKRHAGRDPVGYARSRWTTQRFPGEDAEPASVRVWGARAPFEVLLGPPRPGEAVDGEDTRLGALAARLWLPLLRAERSVR; from the coding sequence ATGGGACTGCACCTGCACCGTGCCGAACGCACCGACGCCCTTGCCGACGGCCTCGGTGCGCTGTTGGCCACCCCGCCGCCCGACCCGTTCGCCGAGGAGCTGGTGCTGGTGCCGGCCCGCGGGGTGGAGCGCTGGCTGTCTCAACGCCTGTCGCACACGCTGGGTGCCGGTCTCGGCGGCGACGGGGTGTGCGCGGGTGTGCGGTTCCGCAGTCCGGCCTCGCTGATCGCTGAGATCACCGGCGCCGGCGACGACGATCCGTGGTCCGGCAATGCCATGACCTGGCCGCTGCTGGCGGTGATCGACGCCAGCCTGGATCAGCCCTGGTGCGCCACGCTGGCAAAGCATGTGGGCCACGGGGACCCCAGCCCGGAAGGTGAGCTGCGCCGCGGGCGGCGCTACGCGGTGGCCCGCCGGCTGGCCGGCCTGTTCGCCTCCTATGCCCGCCAGCGGCCGCGGTTGCTCGCCGACTGGAGCGCCGGCGAGTCCACCGACGGCGCCGGCGGCGCGTTGCCCGGCGACTTGGACTGGCAGCCGCCGCTGTGGCGGGCTCTGGTCGCCGCCGTCGGCATCGATCCGCCCGATCAGCGGCACCGCGCTACGGTCGCCCGGCTGCGGCAGGCGCCCACCGAGACGCTGCCGGCCCGGTTGTCGCTGTTCGGCCACACCCGGTTGGCGGCCACCGACATCGAGTTGCTCGACGCGCTGGCCAGCCACCACGACCTGCACCTGTGGTTGCCGCATCCCTCCGATGCGCTGTGGCGGGAACTGAGCGGCGTGCACGGCGTGGTGCCGCGCAGGCAGGACCCGTCGCGGCACCGGGCCCACCATCCGCTGCTGGAAACGCTGGGCCGCGATCTGCGTGAGCTGCAGCGGGCGCTGCCGAACTCCCCCGACAGCGATGAATATCTGGGTGCGACAGCCCATCCCGATACCCTGCTGGGCTGGCTGCAGTCGGATTTGAGCGCCAATGCGGTGCGACCGGCGGGGCGCAGCAAGGCGGTGCGGGACCGCTCGGTGCAGGTGCACAGCTGCCACAGTCCGGCCCGGCAGGTCGACGTGCTGCGCGAAGTCCTGCTGGGGCTGCTGCACGACGATCCGACTCTCGAGCCGCGCGACATCGTGGTGATGTGCCCGGACATCGAAACCTACGCACCGCTGATCGTCGCCGATTTCGGGCTGGGCGAGCTGGCCGGACAGGCCCATCCGGCGCACCGGCTGCGGGTGCAGCTGGCCGACCGGGCGCTGAGCCAGACCAATCCGTTGCTGGGGGTGGCGGCCGAGCTGCTGGAGATCGCCGGCAGCCGCGCCACCGCGACCGCGGTGCTCAACCTCGCCCACACCGAGCCGGTGCGGGCGAAGTTCGGTTTCACCGAGGACGACCTGGCGCAGATCACCACCTGGGTGCGTACCGCCAATATCCGGTGGGGTTTCGATCCGCACACCCGGGAGCGCTACGGGCTGTCCCGGATCGTGCACAACACCTGGCGTTTCGGGTTGGACCGACTCTTGACCGGGGTGGCGATGTCGGACGATTCGCAGGCTTGGCTCGATACCGCGCTGCCGCTCGACGACGTCGGCAGCAGCCAGGTGGAGCTGGCCGGCACGCTCGCGGAGTTCGTCACGCGGTTGCAGTCGGCGGTGGACGCTCTCGACGGCACCCGCCCGCTGGACGACTGGATCACCGCCCTCCGTGCCGGTGTCGACCAGTTGGCCGACGCCGAGGACGCGTGGCAGAGCGCCCACCTGCAGCGGGAACTCGCCCAGGTGCTCGACGACGCCGGCGCGCGCCGCGACACCGCGTTGCGGCTGCCCGATGTCCGGGTACTGATGTCGGGCCACCTGGCCGGACGGCCCACCCGCGCCAACTTCCGCACCGGAACCCTGACGGTGTGCACCATGGTGCCGATGCGGTCGGTGCCGCATCGGGTGGTGTGTCTGCTCGGGGTCGACGACGGGGTGTTCCCCCGGCTGGATCTCCCGGACGGCGACGACGTGCTGGCCCGCGCCCCGCTGACCGGGGAACGCGACATCCGTTCCGAGGATCGGCAATTGCTGCTGGACGCGATCACCGCCGCCACCGAGAAGCTGGTGATCACCTACACCGGCGCCGACGAACACACCGGCCACCCCCGCCCGCCCGCGGTCCCGCTGGCCGAACTGATCGACGCGCTCGACCACACCACCCCGCAGCCCGTCCGCGACCAGCTCATCGTGGAGCACCCGCTGCAGCCGTTCGACGTCAAGAATGTCGAACCCGGGCGCCTGATCCCCGACGTGCCGTTCACCTTCGACCCCACCGTGCCGCTGGCCGCTAAAACCGCCGCCGGAACGCGCCGGGACGCACCGCGGTTCATCGACGGTGCGTTGCCCGCGCCGCCGGCCGGTGACATCGCGCTCGTCGACCTGCTGAAGTTCTTCAAGGACCCGGTCAAGGGGTTCTTCAGTGCGCTGAACTACACCCTGCCGTGGGAGGTCGACGAGGTCGAAGACGGCATGCCGGTGGAGATCGACGCGCTGGGCGAATGGGCGGTCGGCAACCGGATGTTGCACGACATGCTGCTCGGCGTCGACCCTGCCAAGGCCATCGAGGCCGAATGGCGGCGCGGCAGCCTGCCGCCCGGCCAGCTGGGCTGGCGCACCGCCAAGCAGATTCGGGACCGGGTGGTGCTGTTGGCCAGCGCGGCACACGAACACCGGGTCGGCACGCCGGCCACCTACGACCTCGATCTGGATCTCGGCGGGGGGCGCCGGCTGACCGGAACCGTCACCCCGGTGTTCGGTGGGAGCACGGTATCGGTGAATTACTCCAAGTTGCGCGACACCCATCTGTTGCAGGCCTGGATTCCGCTGGTGGCGCTGGCGGCTGCGTATCCGGACACCGCCTGGAGCGCCCGTTGCATCGGCCGGGCCCGCGACGGCGAACGCGTGTTGCAGCGGCTGCTGGGGCCGCCATCGGAGGCGAGCGAAACCCTGCGGGAACTGGTGTGGCTCTATGACATCGGCCGCTGCGAACCGCTTCCCCTGCCGGTCAAAACCTCGTTTGCGTGGGCCGAAAAGCGGCACGCCGGCCGCGACCCGGTCGGGTATGCCCGGAGCAGATGGACCACACAGCGCTTCCCGGGCGAGGACGCCGAACCCGCCAGTGTCCGGGTCTGGGGGGCCCGTGCGCCGTTCGAGGTGCTGCTGGGCCCGCCGCGCCCCGGGGAGGCCGTCGACGGCGAGGACACCCGCCTGGGCGCCCTGGCCGCCCGGCTGTGGTTGCCGCTGTTGCGCGCGGAACGGTCGGTGCGGTGA
- a CDS encoding protein disulfide oxidoreductase, whose translation MRIYTLILAAVAALLVSLAAPPAATAADERLQFATTTIDGAPFDGAGLQGKPVVLWFWTPWCPFCNAEAPSVSQVAAANPRVTFVGIAAHSDVAAMRNFAAKYHLNFTNLNDADGEIWARFGVPWQPAYVFERSDGTSTFVNNPTSAMTQKELSDRVAALA comes from the coding sequence ATGAGGATCTACACCCTGATACTGGCCGCTGTCGCCGCACTGCTCGTCAGCCTGGCCGCGCCCCCGGCGGCTACGGCAGCCGACGAACGACTTCAGTTCGCCACCACCACCATCGACGGGGCACCCTTCGACGGCGCCGGACTGCAGGGCAAACCGGTGGTGCTGTGGTTCTGGACGCCGTGGTGCCCGTTCTGCAATGCCGAGGCACCGTCGGTGAGCCAGGTGGCCGCCGCCAACCCGCGAGTGACGTTCGTGGGAATAGCGGCACACTCCGATGTGGCCGCCATGCGCAACTTCGCGGCCAAGTACCACCTGAACTTCACCAACCTCAACGACGCCGACGGCGAGATCTGGGCGCGCTTCGGGGTGCCCTGGCAGCCCGCCTACGTCTTCGAACGCTCCGACGGCACCTCGACGTTCGTGAACAACCCCACTTCGGCGATGACTCAGAAGGAGTTGTCCGACCGCGTCGCGGCCCTGGCGTGA
- a CDS encoding cytochrome c biogenesis CcdA family protein — MSPDLPALAFAAGLVAALNPCGFALLPAYLALVVRGQGGGTGVAVGRALVATGAMTLGFLAVFGAFGLLTVAVAQRVQQYLPYATVVIGAVLVVMGVWLLAGHRLAVMSLGGRWAPTARIGSMFGYGMGYACASLGCTIGPFLAVTGAALPAGTSGALVYLAYAAGFGLLVGVLAVAVALASSALIARMRRSTRYAGRVSGALLVAVGLYVGYYGYYEIRLFELSAGADDRVLAVAGRLQGALAGWVHQQGAWPWLSVLALIAVGALVRRPPTRSSTPTRSPPTRHE, encoded by the coding sequence GTGAGCCCGGACCTGCCCGCGCTGGCCTTCGCCGCAGGGCTGGTGGCCGCCCTCAACCCGTGCGGGTTCGCGCTGCTGCCCGCCTATCTGGCGCTGGTGGTACGCGGGCAGGGCGGTGGCACCGGGGTCGCCGTGGGCCGGGCGCTGGTGGCCACCGGGGCCATGACGCTCGGCTTCCTGGCGGTGTTCGGCGCCTTCGGGCTGCTCACCGTCGCGGTTGCCCAGCGGGTGCAGCAGTATCTGCCCTACGCCACGGTCGTGATCGGCGCCGTGCTGGTCGTGATGGGTGTGTGGCTGCTGGCGGGCCACCGGCTCGCGGTGATGTCGTTGGGTGGGCGGTGGGCACCGACCGCCCGGATCGGATCCATGTTCGGCTACGGCATGGGCTACGCGTGCGCATCACTGGGTTGCACGATCGGTCCTTTCCTGGCGGTCACCGGGGCCGCACTGCCCGCGGGCACGTCCGGGGCGCTGGTCTACCTGGCGTACGCGGCCGGCTTCGGGCTGCTGGTCGGGGTTCTGGCGGTCGCCGTGGCGCTGGCCAGCTCGGCACTGATCGCCCGGATGCGCCGCAGCACCCGCTACGCCGGCCGGGTCAGCGGTGCGCTGCTGGTCGCGGTCGGGCTGTACGTCGGCTACTACGGCTACTACGAAATCCGGCTGTTCGAGCTGAGCGCCGGGGCGGATGACCGGGTGCTGGCCGTGGCGGGCCGGCTCCAGGGCGCGCTCGCCGGCTGGGTGCATCAACAGGGGGCCTGGCCCTGGCTGTCGGTGCTGGCGCTCATCGCAGTCGGGGCACTGGTGCGCCGCCCGCCGACCCGGTCATCGACGCCGACGCGCAGCCCCCCGACCCGCCACGAATGA
- a CDS encoding 6-phosphofructokinase produces the protein MSEGIKRIAISTGGGDAPGLNAVIYAATLAALSRGWDVVGIRDGYNGLLLGDEYPDGGVIELTRDRVRGIIHQGGTILGSTNRGNPIAYPVQQPDGSWIEQDRTEELLGRFDQHRIDALITIGGDGSLSIGHHLHQAGLRLVGVPKTIDNDLECTAATFGFDSAVDFASECIDRLFSTATSHSRILVVEVMGRYAGWIALHAGMASGVHAILIPEIPYRLDPVAALINERAQRGSTYSIVCVAEGAKPVGGVHTVAGKAVGQAERLGGVGTKVAAELEALTGRESRAVVLGHLLRGGSPSSGDRLLGLRFGAAAVRALDEGHSGVMVALNPPTVDYVPLAAATRQQKVVPLDCDAIQTARDLGIRFGDE, from the coding sequence GTGAGCGAGGGCATCAAACGCATCGCGATCAGCACCGGCGGCGGCGACGCACCCGGTCTCAACGCCGTCATCTACGCCGCCACCCTCGCTGCGCTTAGCCGGGGCTGGGACGTCGTCGGGATCCGCGACGGCTACAACGGGTTGCTGCTCGGCGACGAGTACCCCGACGGCGGGGTGATCGAGCTGACCAGGGACCGGGTCCGGGGCATCATCCACCAGGGCGGCACCATTCTGGGCAGCACCAACCGCGGTAACCCGATCGCCTACCCGGTGCAACAGCCCGACGGCAGCTGGATCGAACAGGACCGCACCGAGGAGTTGCTCGGGCGCTTCGACCAGCACCGCATCGACGCGCTGATCACCATCGGCGGTGACGGCTCGCTGTCGATCGGCCATCACCTGCATCAGGCGGGGCTGCGGTTGGTCGGGGTGCCCAAGACCATCGACAACGATCTGGAGTGCACCGCGGCGACGTTCGGCTTCGACAGTGCCGTCGACTTCGCCTCGGAATGCATCGACCGGCTGTTCTCCACGGCCACCTCGCACAGCCGGATCCTCGTCGTGGAGGTGATGGGTCGCTACGCCGGCTGGATCGCCCTGCACGCCGGGATGGCCTCGGGAGTGCACGCCATCTTGATCCCGGAGATCCCGTATCGCCTTGATCCGGTGGCAGCGCTGATCAACGAACGTGCGCAACGCGGTTCGACCTACTCGATCGTGTGCGTGGCCGAGGGAGCCAAACCGGTGGGCGGGGTGCACACCGTGGCGGGCAAAGCGGTGGGCCAGGCCGAACGTCTGGGCGGGGTCGGGACCAAGGTCGCCGCCGAACTCGAGGCACTGACCGGGCGCGAGTCTCGCGCCGTGGTCCTCGGACACCTGCTGCGCGGCGGTTCGCCGAGCTCGGGGGACCGGTTGCTGGGACTGCGGTTCGGGGCGGCGGCGGTGCGGGCCCTCGACGAGGGACACAGCGGGGTGATGGTGGCGCTCAACCCGCCGACGGTGGACTATGTGCCGTTGGCTGCGGCCACCCGCCAGCAGAAAGTGGTTCCGCTGGACTGTGATGCGATCCAAACCGCGCGCGACCTGGGCATCAGGTTCGGCGACGAATGA